The following proteins are co-located in the Pseudomonas antarctica genome:
- a CDS encoding acyl-CoA dehydrogenase, with product MLPNDEQLQISEAARQFAQERLKPFAAEWDREHRFPKEAIGEMAELGFFGMLVPDQWGGCDTGYLAYAMALEEIAAGDGACSTIMSVHNSVGCVPILKFGNDQQKELFLKPLASGAMLGAFALTEPQAGSDASSLKTRARLEGDHYVLNGCKQFITSGQNAGIVIVFAVTDPAAGKRGISAFIVPTDSPGYTVARVEDKLGQHASDTCQILFEDVKVPVANRLGEEGEGYKIALANLEGGRVGIASQSVGMARAAFEAARDYARERESFGKALIEHQAVAFRLADMATQITVARQMVHYAAALRDSGKPALVEASMAKLFASEMAEKVCSAALQTLGGYGYLSDFPLERIYRDVRVCQIYEGTSDIQRMVISRNL from the coding sequence ATGCTGCCCAATGACGAACAACTGCAAATCAGCGAGGCGGCCCGGCAATTTGCCCAGGAACGCCTGAAACCGTTCGCCGCCGAATGGGACCGCGAGCACCGTTTCCCCAAGGAAGCCATCGGCGAAATGGCCGAGCTGGGCTTTTTCGGCATGCTGGTGCCGGACCAGTGGGGCGGTTGCGACACCGGCTACCTGGCCTATGCCATGGCGCTGGAAGAAATCGCCGCCGGTGACGGCGCGTGCTCAACCATCATGAGCGTGCACAACTCGGTGGGTTGCGTGCCGATTCTCAAGTTCGGCAACGATCAGCAGAAAGAACTGTTCCTCAAACCCTTGGCCAGTGGCGCCATGCTCGGTGCTTTCGCATTGACCGAGCCACAGGCAGGCTCTGATGCCAGTAGCCTGAAAACCCGTGCGCGCCTTGAAGGCGACCATTACGTGCTCAATGGTTGCAAACAGTTCATCACCTCCGGACAGAACGCCGGCATTGTGATTGTGTTTGCGGTCACTGACCCGGCAGCCGGCAAACGTGGGATCAGCGCGTTTATCGTGCCTACCGACTCACCGGGTTACACGGTCGCGCGGGTGGAAGACAAGCTGGGCCAGCACGCGTCCGACACGTGCCAGATTCTGTTTGAGGATGTGAAGGTGCCCGTCGCCAATCGCTTGGGCGAGGAGGGCGAAGGCTACAAGATCGCCCTGGCCAACCTCGAAGGCGGGCGTGTGGGTATTGCCTCGCAATCGGTGGGCATGGCCCGCGCCGCGTTTGAAGCAGCACGCGACTATGCACGTGAGCGCGAAAGCTTTGGTAAAGCGTTGATTGAGCACCAGGCGGTGGCGTTCCGCCTGGCGGACATGGCCACTCAAATCACGGTCGCCCGGCAAATGGTGCATTACGCCGCCGCGCTGCGTGACAGCGGCAAGCCGGCGCTGGTCGAAGCGTCGATGGCCAAGCTGTTTGCCTCGGAAATGGCCGAGAAAGTCTGCTCCGCCGCCTTGCAAACCTTGGGCGGTTACGGTTACCTGAGCGACTTCCCCCTGGAGCGGATCTACCGCGATGTGCGGGTCTGCCAGATTTACGAAGGCACCAGCGACATTCAACGCATGGTCATCTCACGCAATCTTTAA
- a CDS encoding acetyl-CoA C-acyltransferase, translated as MSDPIVIVSAVRTPMGGFQGDLKGLTAPQLGAAAIRAAVERAGIASDAVDEVLFGCVLPAGLGQAPARQAALGAGLDKATRCTTLNKMCGSGMEATMLAHDALLAGSVEVVIAGGMESMSNAPYLLDRARSGYRMGHGKVLDHMFLDGLEDAYDKGRLMGTFAEDCAEHNGFTREAQDAFAIASLTRAQAAITGGSFAAEIVPVQVTVGKEQKTIVHDEQPPKARLDKISSLKPAFREGGTVTAANSSSISDGAAALLLMRQSEAQKRGLKPLAVIHGHAAFADEPGLFPVAPVGAIRKLMSKTGWHLGDVDLFEINEAFAVVSLVTMSKLDIPHSKVNIHGGACALGHPIGASGARILVTLLSALRQKGLKRGVAAICIGGGEATAMAVECLY; from the coding sequence ATGAGCGATCCGATTGTCATTGTCAGCGCCGTGCGCACGCCCATGGGCGGTTTCCAGGGCGACCTCAAAGGGCTGACCGCACCGCAACTGGGCGCCGCCGCGATTCGCGCGGCTGTCGAGCGCGCCGGTATTGCGTCCGATGCCGTGGATGAAGTGTTGTTCGGTTGTGTGCTGCCCGCAGGCCTGGGCCAGGCGCCTGCGCGTCAGGCGGCCCTGGGTGCCGGGCTGGACAAGGCCACCCGCTGCACCACGCTGAACAAGATGTGTGGTTCAGGCATGGAAGCGACCATGCTAGCCCACGACGCGTTGTTGGCCGGCAGTGTCGAAGTGGTGATCGCCGGTGGCATGGAGAGTATGTCCAACGCGCCGTACCTGCTCGACCGTGCGCGCAGCGGCTACCGCATGGGCCATGGCAAGGTGCTCGACCATATGTTTCTCGACGGCCTGGAAGATGCGTATGACAAGGGCCGCCTGATGGGCACCTTTGCCGAAGACTGCGCCGAGCACAACGGGTTTACCCGTGAAGCCCAGGACGCGTTCGCCATCGCCTCGCTGACCCGTGCGCAAGCGGCGATTACCGGCGGCAGCTTCGCTGCGGAGATCGTTCCGGTGCAGGTCACCGTTGGTAAAGAGCAAAAAACCATCGTGCATGACGAACAGCCACCCAAAGCCAGGCTGGACAAGATCAGCAGTCTGAAACCGGCGTTTCGTGAAGGCGGCACCGTGACGGCGGCCAACTCCAGTTCGATTTCCGATGGCGCGGCGGCGTTGCTGCTGATGCGCCAGTCCGAGGCGCAAAAGCGCGGTCTCAAGCCGCTGGCGGTGATCCACGGGCATGCTGCATTTGCCGATGAGCCGGGGCTGTTCCCGGTGGCGCCGGTGGGCGCAATTCGCAAGCTGATGAGCAAGACCGGCTGGCACCTGGGCGACGTAGATTTGTTCGAGATCAACGAAGCCTTCGCGGTCGTCAGCCTGGTGACGATGAGCAAGCTGGATATCCCCCACAGCAAGGTCAACATCCACGGCGGCGCCTGTGCCTTGGGGCATCCGATCGGCGCCTCCGGCGCGCGCATTCTGGTGACCTTGCTCTCGGCCCTGCGCCAGAAAGGCCTCAAGCGTGGCGTTGCCGCCATCTGCATCGGCGGTGGTGAAGCCACGGCCATGGCCGTCGAATGTCTGTATTAA
- a CDS encoding SDR family NAD(P)-dependent oxidoreductase, producing the protein MQIENKVFLVSGGASGLGAATADMLIAAGAKVMLVDLNAEAVAAKALQLGENARSAVADISQEAAAEAAVHATVAAFGGLHGLVNCAGVVRGEKILGKNGPHGLASFAQVINVNLIGSFNLLRLAAAAMADTEANADGERGVIINTASVAAFDGQIGQAAYAASKGAIASLTLPAARELARYGIRVMTIAPGIFETPMMAGMTPEVRDSLAAGVPFPPRLGKPSEYAALVRHIIENSMLNGEVIRLDGALRMAAK; encoded by the coding sequence ATGCAGATTGAAAACAAGGTATTCCTGGTCAGCGGCGGTGCCTCGGGCCTCGGCGCGGCCACCGCTGACATGCTCATCGCGGCCGGTGCCAAAGTGATGCTGGTGGACCTGAACGCCGAGGCCGTGGCGGCCAAAGCCCTACAGCTCGGCGAGAACGCCCGCAGTGCGGTGGCAGATATCAGCCAGGAAGCCGCTGCTGAAGCTGCCGTTCACGCCACCGTTGCAGCCTTTGGTGGTTTGCATGGCCTGGTGAATTGCGCCGGTGTCGTACGCGGCGAGAAGATCCTCGGCAAGAACGGCCCCCACGGCCTGGCCAGCTTTGCCCAGGTGATCAACGTCAACCTGATCGGTAGCTTCAACCTGTTGCGCCTGGCTGCTGCGGCAATGGCCGACACCGAGGCGAATGCCGACGGTGAGCGCGGTGTAATCATCAACACTGCATCGGTGGCCGCCTTTGACGGGCAGATCGGCCAGGCGGCGTATGCCGCCTCCAAAGGCGCCATTGCCAGCCTGACCTTGCCCGCCGCGCGCGAATTGGCACGCTATGGCATTCGGGTGATGACCATTGCCCCCGGCATCTTCGAGACGCCAATGATGGCGGGTATGACGCCGGAAGTGCGCGATTCCCTGGCTGCCGGCGTGCCATTTCCGCCGCGCCTGGGCAAACCGTCCGAATACGCTGCGCTGGTGCGGCACATCATTGAAAACAGCATGCTCAATGGCGAGGTGATCCGTCTCGACGGTGCCTTGCGCATGGCGGCCAAATAA
- a CDS encoding AMP-binding protein, which yields MREYLAAITEFDYQHTVDAALAGNLQALNACVECCDRHALPGRIALFWEGKDGQSATSTFTQLQDQAARFANFLQARGVKRGDKVAGLLPRTAELLVVVLATWRIGAVYQPLFTAFGPKAIEHRLSSSAAALVVTDAVNRPKLAEVQGCPTIVTVAGAKGEGIVRGDYSFWAELPNYSPVCEPVLLGGDDPFLLMFTSGTTGPSKALSVPLKAIVAFQRYTRDAVDLRPEDAFWNVADPGWAYGIYFGVTGPLSMGHPITFYDGPFTLESTCRVINKYGITNLTGSPTAYRLLIAGGEQFARSIKGKLRIVSSAGEPLNPEVIRWFADNLGVTIHDHYGQTELGMVLCNHHGLAHPVHVGSAGFASPGHRIVVLDDDYQELPAGQPGILAIDREQSPMCWFAGYDGVKTKAFVGKYYLSGDTVELNPDASISFVGRSDDVITTSGYRVGPFDVESALVEHPAVIEAAVVGKPCPERTELVKAFVVINEQYRATPELAEELRLYVRQRLAAHAYPREIEFVSDLPKTPSGKLQRFILRNQEIAKAQAALA from the coding sequence ATGCGTGAGTACCTGGCTGCCATCACCGAATTCGATTATCAGCACACCGTCGATGCCGCACTGGCCGGCAATCTACAGGCGCTCAATGCCTGCGTGGAATGCTGCGACCGGCACGCGCTACCGGGGCGCATCGCGTTGTTCTGGGAGGGCAAGGACGGGCAGAGCGCCACGTCTACCTTTACCCAATTGCAGGACCAGGCGGCCCGCTTCGCCAATTTCCTGCAGGCCCGGGGCGTCAAACGCGGTGACAAGGTGGCGGGCCTGCTGCCCCGCACGGCTGAATTGCTGGTGGTGGTGTTGGCGACCTGGCGCATCGGCGCGGTCTATCAGCCGTTATTTACTGCGTTTGGCCCCAAGGCTATTGAGCATCGTCTGAGCAGCTCCGCCGCGGCGCTGGTGGTCACCGATGCGGTGAACCGCCCGAAACTGGCTGAGGTGCAGGGTTGCCCAACCATTGTCACGGTCGCGGGTGCCAAGGGTGAAGGCATCGTGCGGGGCGATTACAGTTTCTGGGCCGAATTGCCCAACTATTCCCCGGTGTGCGAGCCGGTGTTGCTGGGCGGCGATGACCCTTTCCTGCTGATGTTCACCTCGGGCACCACCGGCCCGTCGAAAGCGCTGTCGGTGCCGCTCAAGGCGATCGTTGCGTTCCAGCGCTACACCCGTGACGCGGTGGACCTGCGCCCTGAAGATGCGTTCTGGAATGTGGCCGACCCAGGCTGGGCCTACGGTATCTATTTCGGCGTGACCGGGCCGTTGTCCATGGGCCACCCGATCACCTTCTACGATGGCCCCTTCACCCTCGAAAGCACCTGCCGGGTGATCAATAAATACGGGATTACCAACTTGACCGGCTCTCCCACGGCGTATCGCCTGCTGATTGCCGGTGGTGAGCAGTTCGCCCGTTCGATCAAGGGCAAGCTGCGCATCGTCAGCAGCGCCGGCGAGCCGCTGAACCCGGAGGTCATCCGTTGGTTCGCCGATAACCTGGGCGTCACTATTCACGACCACTACGGCCAGACCGAACTGGGCATGGTGCTCTGCAACCACCATGGCCTGGCGCACCCGGTGCACGTCGGCTCGGCCGGTTTTGCCTCACCGGGGCATCGTATCGTGGTGCTGGATGACGATTACCAGGAGTTGCCCGCCGGGCAACCGGGAATCCTGGCCATCGACCGTGAACAATCGCCGATGTGCTGGTTTGCGGGGTATGACGGGGTCAAGACCAAAGCCTTCGTGGGCAAGTACTACCTCAGTGGCGACACCGTCGAGCTGAACCCTGACGCCAGCATCAGTTTTGTCGGGCGCAGTGATGATGTGATCACCACTTCCGGTTACCGCGTGGGGCCGTTCGACGTGGAAAGCGCGCTGGTCGAGCACCCGGCTGTCATCGAGGCTGCGGTGGTCGGTAAACCCTGCCCGGAGCGCACCGAACTGGTGAAAGCGTTTGTGGTGATCAACGAGCAATACCGCGCCACCCCGGAATTGGCCGAAGAGCTGCGCCTGTATGTGCGCCAACGCCTGGCCGCCCATGCCTACCCACGAGAAATCGAATTCGTCAGTGACTTGCCCAAGACCCCGAGCGGCAAGCTGCAGCGCTTTATTTTGCGTAATCAGGAAATCGCCAAGGCCCAAGCGGCACTGGCTTGA
- a CDS encoding bestrophin family protein, which translates to MIVRPKPNLLGILFSLKGSIAKRIALRSLLVTLLASVIVLVETLHPAYFSKVNATPFTLLGLSLSIFMSFRNNACYDRWWEGRKQLGQMIIEVRSLIRETQVLADPAERAGVLRGLCGFAHGLIARLRHEDEARAIKPWISVEQAHPNLPDRVLQQLGARFSLLAERGVISEWRYTQLETRLVSLSQVQASCERIKSTPLPFPYTLLLHRTIYLFCILLPFAMAEPLGWLTPLFTAIVSYTFFGLDEIGDDLEDPFGFDENDLPCNAIVRTLERELLAALGESDLPPALEPVEYVLN; encoded by the coding sequence ATGATCGTTCGCCCCAAACCCAACCTGCTGGGCATCCTGTTTTCCCTCAAGGGCTCGATTGCCAAGCGCATCGCCTTGCGCAGCCTGCTGGTCACGTTACTGGCCTCAGTGATCGTGTTGGTGGAAACCCTGCACCCGGCCTATTTCTCCAAGGTCAACGCCACGCCCTTCACGTTGCTCGGGCTGTCGTTGTCGATCTTCATGAGTTTTCGCAACAACGCCTGCTACGACCGCTGGTGGGAAGGCCGCAAGCAACTTGGCCAAATGATCATTGAGGTGCGCTCGCTGATTCGCGAAACCCAGGTGCTGGCTGATCCGGCTGAGCGCGCGGGCGTGTTGCGCGGTCTGTGCGGCTTTGCCCATGGTTTGATCGCGCGCTTGCGTCATGAAGATGAGGCCCGGGCCATCAAGCCCTGGATCAGCGTCGAGCAGGCGCACCCCAACCTGCCCGATAGGGTATTGCAACAACTGGGCGCGCGATTTTCGCTGCTGGCAGAACGGGGCGTGATCAGCGAATGGCGCTACACCCAGCTCGAAACCCGGCTGGTCAGCCTGAGCCAGGTGCAAGCGTCGTGTGAGCGCATCAAAAGCACGCCGCTGCCCTTCCCCTACACGCTGCTGCTGCACCGCACCATCTACCTGTTCTGCATTCTTCTGCCGTTCGCCATGGCCGAGCCATTGGGATGGCTGACGCCGCTGTTCACCGCCATCGTGAGCTACACCTTCTTTGGCCTGGATGAAATCGGCGACGACCTGGAGGACCCGTTCGGTTTTGACGAAAACGACTTGCCGTGCAATGCGATCGTACGCACCCTGGAGCGCGAGTTGCTCGCCGCCCTCGGCGAATCCGACCTGCCACCGGCGCTGGAGCCGGTTGAATACGTGCTGAACTGA
- a CDS encoding HEAT repeat domain-containing protein, with translation MSKSRRYSIIGLCALLLLVLVTWFFSRSSPVAVPPAIAHGYSKALKQAHNGEPGAARVLYQQLGRPDLTPQRRAALHAELPNYPSPQALKLADKDLADESPLVREAAIHSIVGLVPSGQRTLLLGPVLDDPEQDVRFAAANALLGLSPDTLGLYFGPLQQVLDEFVKKLKGEPETAEGWIQLARLYIHSALLPEAQNALEQAMRLQPDNLQAVVAQIELLDKQGKTDESRQLLARQLAAHPESAYLQHALGMWLLHHGERPYALLGLSKAVELEPDNQDYRYDLATTLHAQEELEAAQRQLEEIIQRHPANRKARVLLVNYWKESGQLQNVQVLLAQLEQQNPDDPALQQGL, from the coding sequence ATGTCAAAGTCACGCCGTTACTCCATCATCGGCCTGTGCGCCCTGTTGTTGCTTGTGTTGGTCACTTGGTTTTTCTCCCGCTCCAGTCCAGTGGCCGTGCCGCCGGCGATTGCCCACGGCTATTCCAAAGCCTTGAAGCAGGCGCATAACGGCGAGCCAGGGGCCGCGCGCGTGCTGTATCAACAGCTCGGCCGGCCGGACCTGACTCCCCAGCGTCGCGCTGCGTTGCACGCCGAACTGCCCAATTACCCCAGCCCACAAGCGCTGAAACTGGCCGATAAAGACCTGGCCGACGAGTCTCCATTGGTCCGCGAGGCGGCCATTCACAGCATTGTCGGCCTGGTACCCAGCGGCCAACGCACGTTGTTGCTCGGCCCTGTGCTGGATGACCCTGAACAAGACGTGCGCTTTGCCGCCGCGAATGCCTTGCTCGGCCTGTCGCCGGACACCCTGGGTTTGTATTTCGGGCCCTTGCAGCAGGTGCTGGATGAGTTCGTGAAAAAGCTCAAGGGCGAGCCCGAAACGGCTGAAGGCTGGATTCAACTGGCGCGCCTGTACATCCACAGTGCCTTGCTGCCGGAGGCGCAAAACGCACTGGAGCAGGCCATGCGCTTGCAGCCGGACAATCTGCAGGCCGTGGTCGCACAAATCGAGCTACTGGACAAACAAGGCAAAACCGATGAGTCGCGTCAGTTGCTGGCACGCCAATTGGCGGCCCATCCCGAGTCGGCTTACTTGCAGCATGCTCTGGGCATGTGGCTCTTGCACCACGGCGAACGGCCGTATGCCCTGCTCGGTTTGTCCAAAGCGGTAGAGCTTGAACCGGACAATCAAGATTACCGCTACGACCTCGCCACCACCCTGCACGCCCAGGAGGAATTGGAAGCGGCCCAGCGTCAGCTGGAAGAAATCATTCAGCGCCACCCGGCCAATCGCAAGGCACGGGTGTTGCTGGTCAATTACTGGAAAGAGAGCGGCCAGTTGCAGAACGTCCAGGTGTTACTCGCCCAACTTGAGCAACAAAATCCGGATGATCCCGCCCTGCAGCAAGGCCTGTAG
- a CDS encoding ATPase domain-containing protein encodes MSTSKELFSEKAATGIEGLDDILSGGLSRSHLFLLEGEPGTGKTTVALHFLQDGAKNGERSLYITLSETERELRQGAESHGWDLDDNIHIFELTPPESLLDADHQQSLLYSSDLELGEATRQIFEEVERVKPSRVVIDSLSEIRLLAQSSLRYRRQILAIKHYFVRYNATVLLLDDLTTESLDKTVHSVAHGVVRLEELTPTYGAERRRVRIVKYRGQKYRGGFHDFTIMADGIHVFPRLVAAEHRGGYVRETLSSGIREMDALMGGGVETGSSTLILGPAGTGKSLISMIFAAAAVARGEKAALFIFDEELGLLFERMNNMGIDLAALQATGNLLIEQVDAAELSPGEFSHRVRRCVDERGIKTVVIDSINGYQAAMPEENSLILHMHELLLYLNRRGAATFMTVAQHGLVGDMQAPVDITYLADTVILLRYFEALGKVRRAISIIKKRTGAHESTIREYRISARGLTIGEPLDNFQGVLRGIPTYMGAGSPLLKEDGV; translated from the coding sequence TTGTCTACATCCAAAGAGCTGTTCAGTGAAAAGGCGGCCACCGGCATCGAAGGTCTTGACGACATTCTTTCCGGCGGGCTTTCGCGCAGCCACCTGTTCCTGCTGGAAGGCGAACCCGGCACCGGTAAAACCACCGTAGCGCTGCACTTTCTGCAGGACGGCGCAAAGAACGGTGAACGATCCTTGTACATCACCCTGTCCGAAACCGAACGGGAGTTGCGCCAAGGCGCCGAATCCCATGGCTGGGACCTGGATGACAATATCCATATCTTCGAACTGACCCCGCCGGAAAGCCTGCTCGACGCCGATCACCAACAAAGCTTGCTGTACTCCTCCGACCTGGAACTGGGCGAAGCCACTCGACAGATTTTTGAAGAGGTGGAACGGGTCAAACCGTCGCGGGTGGTCATCGACAGCCTCTCGGAAATCCGTCTGCTCGCGCAAAGCTCGCTGCGCTATCGCCGGCAGATCCTGGCGATCAAGCACTACTTTGTGCGCTACAACGCCACGGTGCTGTTACTGGACGACCTGACCACCGAATCCCTGGACAAGACCGTACACAGCGTGGCCCACGGGGTGGTTCGCCTGGAAGAATTGACGCCCACCTACGGCGCCGAGCGCCGTCGCGTGCGGATTGTGAAATACCGTGGCCAGAAGTACCGCGGCGGGTTCCATGACTTCACCATCATGGCCGACGGCATCCACGTATTCCCCCGCCTGGTAGCGGCCGAGCACCGTGGTGGTTACGTGCGTGAGACCCTGAGCAGTGGCATCCGCGAAATGGATGCCTTGATGGGCGGCGGGGTCGAGACCGGCTCCAGCACCTTGATCCTCGGCCCTGCCGGTACCGGCAAATCCCTGATCTCGATGATCTTTGCCGCAGCCGCCGTGGCCCGTGGCGAGAAAGCCGCGTTGTTTATTTTCGACGAAGAGCTGGGCTTGTTGTTCGAGCGCATGAACAACATGGGCATCGACCTCGCCGCCCTGCAAGCCACGGGCAACCTGCTGATCGAACAGGTGGACGCAGCCGAGCTTTCTCCTGGCGAGTTTTCGCACCGCGTGCGGCGCTGCGTCGACGAGCGCGGGATCAAAACCGTGGTGATCGACAGTATCAACGGCTACCAGGCCGCAATGCCGGAAGAAAACTCACTGATTTTGCATATGCACGAACTGCTGCTGTACCTCAACCGCCGGGGCGCCGCGACCTTCATGACGGTGGCCCAGCACGGGCTGGTCGGCGATATGCAGGCGCCCGTGGACATTACCTATCTGGCCGACACCGTGATTCTGCTGCGTTACTTCGAAGCGCTCGGCAAAGTTCGCCGGGCCATTTCGATTATCAAGAAACGCACCGGCGCCCATGAGTCGACCATTCGCGAGTATCGAATCAGCGCGCGTGGCTTGACTATTGGTGAACCCCTCGACAATTTCCAAGGCGTACTGCGCGGCATCCCGACTTATATGGGCGCCGGTTCCCCGCTGCTCAAGGAAGACGGCGTGTGA
- a CDS encoding ATP-binding protein yields MTGLSPLSERAIILAPLGRDSSLALKMLNEAGYSGMIAGNLTALCEALEQGAGMLLIAAEALRGVDLEPLLEYLHEQPAWSDLPIVLMTHHGGSEQNGSSHLSGLLGNVTFLERPFHPVTLISLVSAALRGRRRQYDARDRLIDLSESELRLQRTLETLEQQVEERTAQLRSNEEALRQSQKMEAVGQLTGGIAHDFNNMLTGIIGSLELLRRRVSRGKLDDLDSLIDLGVTSANRAAGLTHRLLAFSRRQSLDPKPVEINQLVASMGELLQRSINESISLDMRLTDALWTAEADPNQLESALLNLVINARDAMPNGGSLIVETTNRHLDSVFTAAYGTLMPGDYVELSVSDTGCGIPESLIGRVFDPFFTTKPIGQGTGLGLSMIYGFARQSHGHVIIHSEVGKGTTVSLFLPRFIGEPVTAAAVNPALLPFANPGETVLIVEDDPAVRVLVSAVLTELGYAFVEAGDANTAVPIIESDQRIDLLISDVGLPGMNGRQLAEIGRQLRPELKVLFITGYAEHAAVRGGFLDPGMQLITKPFTFDLLTEKVREMIKQ; encoded by the coding sequence GTGACCGGTCTTTCCCCCCTCTCCGAACGCGCAATCATCCTCGCGCCATTGGGCCGTGACAGCTCTCTGGCGCTGAAGATGCTCAACGAAGCCGGCTACAGCGGCATGATTGCCGGCAACCTGACGGCACTCTGCGAGGCCCTGGAGCAAGGCGCCGGTATGCTGTTGATTGCCGCTGAAGCCCTGCGCGGTGTCGATTTGGAACCGCTGCTGGAATACCTGCATGAACAACCGGCCTGGTCAGACCTGCCCATCGTACTGATGACCCACCATGGTGGCAGCGAACAGAATGGCTCATCCCATCTGAGCGGGCTGCTGGGCAACGTGACCTTCCTGGAGCGGCCCTTCCATCCCGTGACCCTGATCAGCCTGGTGAGCGCGGCCCTGCGCGGTCGGCGTCGGCAATATGACGCGCGTGACCGCCTGATCGACTTGAGCGAGAGTGAACTGCGCCTGCAACGTACCCTCGAGACCCTTGAGCAGCAGGTCGAAGAGCGCACGGCGCAGTTGCGCAGCAACGAAGAAGCGCTGCGTCAGTCGCAAAAAATGGAAGCTGTGGGACAGCTGACGGGCGGCATCGCCCATGACTTCAACAACATGCTCACCGGGATCATCGGCAGCCTGGAACTGCTGCGCAGGCGCGTTTCGCGCGGGAAGCTGGATGATCTGGACAGCCTGATCGACCTGGGTGTCACCTCCGCCAACCGCGCCGCCGGCCTGACCCATCGGCTGCTGGCGTTCTCCCGTCGCCAATCCCTCGATCCCAAGCCCGTGGAGATCAACCAGTTGGTCGCCTCCATGGGCGAACTGCTGCAGCGCAGCATCAACGAAAGCATTAGCCTGGATATGCGCCTGACCGACGCGCTGTGGACCGCCGAAGCCGACCCCAACCAACTGGAAAGTGCCCTGCTCAACCTGGTGATCAACGCGCGTGATGCCATGCCCAACGGCGGCAGCCTTATCGTGGAGACCACCAACCGCCACCTCGACAGTGTGTTCACCGCCGCCTACGGCACGTTGATGCCAGGCGATTATGTCGAACTGAGCGTGAGTGACACCGGTTGCGGTATCCCTGAGAGCCTGATTGGTCGCGTCTTCGACCCCTTCTTCACCACCAAGCCGATTGGCCAGGGAACGGGCCTCGGCCTGTCGATGATCTATGGCTTCGCCCGGCAATCCCATGGCCATGTGATCATCCACAGTGAAGTTGGCAAGGGCACGACCGTCAGCCTGTTCCTTCCACGCTTTATCGGTGAGCCGGTGACGGCCGCCGCCGTTAACCCGGCGCTGTTGCCGTTTGCCAATCCTGGCGAGACGGTATTGATCGTCGAAGACGACCCCGCCGTGCGTGTGCTGGTCAGCGCTGTACTCACGGAATTGGGGTATGCCTTTGTGGAAGCAGGTGACGCCAACACCGCCGTACCGATCATTGAGTCTGACCAGCGCATTGACCTGTTGATCAGCGATGTCGGACTGCCCGGCATGAACGGGCGGCAACTGGCGGAAATCGGGCGGCAACTGCGCCCGGAGCTGAAAGTGCTGTTTATCACCGGCTATGCCGAGCATGCAGCCGTGCGAGGTGGCTTCCTGGACCCGGGCATGCAACTGATCACCAAACCGTTCACGTTTGACCTGCTGACGGAAAAGGTGCGGGAGATGATCAAGCAATAG
- a CDS encoding response regulator → MSEDAQDVVLIVEDDESIMFVLGEYLAGLGYRVLKAIDGEQAFEILATKPHLDLMVTDYRLPGGISGVQIAEPAIKLRPELKVIFISGYPQEILDCNSPITRNAPILAKPFDLDTLQEHIQRLLA, encoded by the coding sequence ATGAGTGAAGATGCACAAGATGTCGTACTGATCGTCGAAGACGACGAATCCATTATGTTCGTGCTGGGTGAATACCTGGCCGGCCTGGGCTACCGGGTATTGAAGGCGATCGATGGGGAGCAGGCCTTTGAAATCCTTGCGACCAAGCCGCACCTGGACCTGATGGTGACGGACTACCGTTTGCCGGGTGGCATTTCCGGTGTGCAGATCGCCGAGCCGGCGATCAAGTTGCGACCGGAACTGAAAGTCATTTTTATCAGCGGCTACCCGCAGGAAATTCTTGACTGCAACAGCCCGATCACGCGCAACGCGCCGATCCTGGCCAAGCCTTTTGACCTGGACACGCTGCAAGAGCATATCCAGCGTTTGCTGGCCTGA